From one Peredibacter starrii genomic stretch:
- a CDS encoding Eco57I restriction-modification methylase domain-containing protein has product MTAEKLNLSRINTHVVDILGNVKGRDQPIMLMNRAIELIAPLGEEVLSSDEYVFFDPFCKAGEILLACAFLKSYYKIHKSKPLPTVEEIQKSMFEDNNFYALAPDERHYRLSLRTFLGNEKSHDEDYIKMIRCGDYLSELDGTLTEEKFTERFNQMIEYIKKNSPNKKIIAVGNPPYQESDGGFGKSAKAVYNFFTEALLDSPDINKFILVIPSRWFGGGKGLDEFREKILALKSVKEIKYFDNSSKVFPTVDINGGVCFLHVDKDYAGTTYLSDDKHREIIDMSEFDIIPDDPKSFSIIRKVRNKWKDKYVGNKAWPSKPFGLRTNYFDVNPDLGKSHSKGVACLSKGKQIKYASRSHITKNKNHIDSWKVCAPKAAGGSKGSRRSTIPLNQIFLIGKGMVTTETYNVIDVFKTKSEAENFIAYLKTDFARYLVGLRKITQDLPPDRWNWVPYVDLKKAWNDEELCKLFAITKEERKHMSAKVEEWS; this is encoded by the coding sequence ATGACTGCAGAGAAATTGAATTTATCCAGAATAAATACTCATGTCGTAGACATTCTTGGAAATGTAAAGGGTAGAGATCAGCCAATTATGCTGATGAATAGAGCAATTGAACTAATTGCCCCACTGGGTGAAGAAGTACTTTCTTCTGACGAATATGTATTTTTTGATCCCTTCTGTAAAGCTGGCGAAATCCTACTCGCATGCGCTTTCCTAAAGAGCTATTACAAGATTCATAAGAGCAAACCTTTACCTACAGTAGAAGAAATTCAAAAGTCGATGTTCGAGGATAATAATTTTTATGCTTTGGCACCGGATGAAAGACATTATCGTCTTAGTCTTAGAACATTTCTGGGGAATGAAAAGTCTCATGACGAAGATTATATAAAGATGATCCGATGTGGTGATTATCTTTCAGAGCTCGATGGAACATTAACAGAAGAAAAATTTACAGAGAGGTTCAATCAAATGATTGAGTATATCAAGAAGAATTCGCCAAATAAAAAAATTATTGCAGTGGGGAACCCTCCTTATCAGGAGTCTGATGGAGGATTTGGGAAAAGCGCTAAGGCTGTTTATAATTTTTTTACTGAAGCTTTGTTAGATAGTCCTGATATTAATAAGTTCATCCTCGTAATTCCATCGAGATGGTTTGGGGGAGGAAAGGGCCTTGACGAATTTCGCGAAAAAATCCTGGCGTTAAAATCTGTGAAAGAAATTAAATATTTTGATAATTCCTCAAAAGTATTTCCTACGGTCGATATCAATGGAGGTGTTTGCTTCTTGCATGTAGATAAAGACTATGCTGGAACAACTTATCTTTCAGATGATAAACATCGTGAAATTATTGATATGTCAGAGTTCGATATCATTCCAGACGATCCCAAGTCTTTCTCAATTATTCGAAAAGTTCGAAACAAGTGGAAGGATAAATATGTTGGTAATAAGGCTTGGCCAAGTAAACCTTTTGGTTTAAGAACTAATTATTTCGATGTTAATCCGGATCTTGGGAAATCACATTCAAAAGGAGTCGCTTGCTTAAGTAAAGGAAAGCAAATTAAATATGCTTCACGATCTCACATTACAAAAAATAAAAATCATATAGATTCTTGGAAGGTTTGTGCACCCAAGGCTGCAGGTGGATCTAAAGGGAGTCGTCGTTCTACTATTCCTCTAAATCAGATATTTTTAATTGGGAAAGGGATGGTAACAACAGAAACATACAATGTTATTGATGTTTTTAAAACTAAGTCAGAAGCTGAGAATTTTATAGCCTACTTAAAAACTGATTTCGCTCGATATCTAGTAGGTTTGCGAAAAATAACACAAGATTTACC